From a region of the Ovis aries strain OAR_USU_Benz2616 breed Rambouillet chromosome 2, ARS-UI_Ramb_v3.0, whole genome shotgun sequence genome:
- the LOC101120890 gene encoding LOW QUALITY PROTEIN: platelet-activating factor acetylhydrolase IB subunit beta-like (The sequence of the model RefSeq protein was modified relative to this genomic sequence to represent the inferred CDS: deleted 1 base in 1 codon; substituted 1 base at 1 genomic stop codon), protein MVLSQRQRDELNRAIAGYLHSNGYEEAYSVFKKEAELDMNEELDKKYAGLLEKKWTSVIRLQKKVMELESKLNEAKEEFTSGGPLGQKRDPKEWIPRPPEKYALSGHRSPVTRVIFHPVFSVMVSASEDATIKVWDYETGDFERTLKGHTDSVQDISFDHSSKLLASCSADMTIELWDFQGFECIRTMHGHDHNVSSVAIMPNGDHIVSASRDKTIKMWEVQTGYCVKTFTGHREWVRMVRPNQDGTLVASCSNDQTVRVWVVATKECKAELXEHEHVVECVSWAPESSYSSISEATGSETKKSGKPGPFLLSGSRDKTIKMWDVSTGMCLMTLVGHDNWVRGVLFHSGGKFILSCADDKTLRVWDYKNKRCMKTLNAHEHFVTSLDFHKTAPYVVTGSVDQTVKVWECC, encoded by the exons ATGGTGCTGTCCCAGAGACAACGAGATGAACTAAATCGAGCTATAGCAGGTTATCTTCATTCAAATGGCTACGAAGAAgcatattcagtttttaaaaaggaagctgaATTAGATATGAATGAAGAATTAGATAAGAAATATGCTgggcttttggaa aaaaaatggacatcTGTTATTAGATTACAAAAGAAGGTTATGGAATTAGAATCAAAGTTAAATGAAGCAAAAGAAGAATTTACGTCGGGTGGACCTCTTGGTCAGAAAAGAGATCCAAAAGAATGGATTCCCCGTCCACCAGAAAAATACGCGTTGAGTGGTCATAGGAGTCCAGTCACTCGAGTCATTTTCCATCCTGTGTTCAGTGTTATGGTCTCTGCTTCAGAGGATGCTACAATTAAGGTGTGGGATTATGAGACTGGAGATTTTGAACGAACTCTAAAGGGGCATACAGACTCTGTACAGGATATTTCATTCGACCACAGTAGCAAGCTTCTGGCTTCATGTTCTGCAGATATGACCATTGAGCTATGGGATTTTCAGGGCTTTGAATGCATCAGAACCATGCATGGCCATGACCACAATGTTTCTTCAGTAGCCATCATGCCCAATGGCGATCATATAGTGTCTGCCTCAAgggataaaactataaaaatgtggGAAGTGCAAACTGGCTACTGTGTGAAGACATTCACAGGACACAGAGAATGGGTACGTATGGTGCGGCCAAATCAAGATGGCACTCTGGTAGCCAGCTGTTCCAATGACCAGACTGTGCGTGTGTGGGTCGTAGCAACAAAGGAATGCAAGGCTGAGCTTTGAGAACATGAGCATGTGGTAGAATGCGTTTCCTGGGCTCCCGAAAGCTCATATTCTTCCATCTCTGAAGCAACAGGATCTGAGACTAAAAAAAGTGGCAAACCTGGGCCATTCTTACTGTCCGGATCCAGGGACAAGACTATCAAGATGTGGGATGTCAGTACTGGCATGTGCCTTATGACCCTGGTGGGTCATGATAACTGGGTACGTGGAGTTCTGTTCCATTCTGGGGGGAAGTTTATTTTGAGTTGCGCTGATGACAAGACCCTGCGTGTGTGGGATTACAAGAACAAGCGATGCATGAAGACCCTCAATGCGCATGAACACTTTGTTACCTCCTTGGATTTCCATAAGACGGCCCCATATGTGGTTACTGGCAGTGTAGATCAAACAGTGAAGGTGTGGGAGTGTTGTTGA